A stretch of the Vigna radiata var. radiata cultivar VC1973A chromosome 7, Vradiata_ver6, whole genome shotgun sequence genome encodes the following:
- the LOC106767975 gene encoding RING-H2 finger protein ATL74, which yields MAESNSESPTPSSFGPMRSTPCDDQVGGFDWMVLVAAILCALVCALGLNTMLQCVFQCASRVLTQPLQWMASRRLNCGLKKKEMVALPTSTFTNSPSPSSPSTCVICLAEFCDGDPIRFLPNCNHFFHVLCIDKWLLSHSSCPTCRHLLNPNHHHLHSLHTVITT from the coding sequence ATGGCTGAATCTAACTCTGAGTCTCCTACGCCTTCCTCCTTTGGCCCCATGAGAAGCACACCATGCGATGACCAAGTTGGTGGGTTTGATTGGATGGTCCTTGTGGCAGCCATTCTATGTGCCTTGGTGTGTGCTCTTGGCCTCAACACGATGCTGCAATGTGTATTCCAATGTGCTTCTCGTGTTCTGACACAACCTCTCCAATGGATGGCTTCTCGCAGGCTGAATTGTGGtctgaagaagaaggaaatggTGGCTTTGCCAACCTCAACCTTCACAAACTCTCCCTCTCCATCTTCACCTTCTACCTGCGTCATTTGCTTGGCTGAGTTCTGTGATGGAGACCCTATAAGGTTCCTCCCAAACTGCAACCACTTTTTCCATGTTCTTTGCATTGACAAGTGGCTCCTCTCTCACTCTTCTTGCCCTACTTGCAGACACCTACTCAACCCAAATCATCACCATCTTCACTCCTTACATACTGTCATAACAACTTAG